Sequence from the Zeugodacus cucurbitae isolate PBARC_wt_2022May chromosome 2, idZeuCucr1.2, whole genome shotgun sequence genome:
CCATCCAAGGTCATCCATGCGATCACATTCATAAGTCTCACCTAAAAGTGGATTGAAAGGTTTGCCAGTtcgatttgctgttgttgcatagcTAGTAATGGTGAATGCCGCCACATAAGCTAACTGTTCACACTCATCTGTACAACGTGCAGCTGCATCTAACAAATTTGCATATTCATAATCTTCCGTAAGTCGTTGCAGCATTGACAGAGGCTCATTGAAATTTACTGGCATAGGAATTTTCGAGAGCTCTTTGCCGatgcaatttttcattacagACCATAGGTTAAGTGGATAATTTGGTTTTTCTGGAACGCGTGTACGTCGTTGCCGATTTGTTTTGGATAGTTGTGCGAccttttgttgattttgttgattTCCATTATTGCGTTTTGAATTACTTTGTTCAGGTATGGTGGTGctatttgttttgcttataaCAACCACTTGCTGAGGCTCGGATTCTGTTGGTTTAAGTTCTTCATTTTCGGAAGAGCTGCTATGGTGTGTTTGTTCCTCTGAGTTAGAGCGCGTCTTTTGTAGTTTCATAACAAATGATCCATCTTTCACATCCTCATTTTTATGATTACCACTATTTGAAGGCAATGTCATTACAAATCCACCAGATTCAGTCGGTGAATTTTCTCCGAATACGCCGTTGTTCTCTTCTGCGTCAAAAAATTCGTTTTCGTCGTCAGATGTAACTGCATTTGGTGAGTTAGCACTTTCATTGGCTATTGCTAGCGGTTTACTGTGTTGCGCGGCGGTGTGTGCGGCTTGTTCGAGGCGAGTTTGCTGTTTGGCTAACATCTCAACCATTTCTTCCAGCCGTTGTCGTTGTTCTCGTTCGTGCTCAACCATTTTCGACCACTTATGGCCTTGCGACTCAGCACTGCGTAGGTAATCGTTACATGCATTTATCATTGCATTGCATGTTATACGAAAAAGCGTAGCTCGCTCATTAACAATCTTTGTGCGACTGGCAAGTGACTCTTCGTCATTCGATTCTAACTCACTTAGTGCTCTCTGTAAAGCAACACCATGTTTAGTGATTAAATCGTAACAGGTGCGCAAGCTCTCCAGACGACCTGTTAGCTCCGCCATTACTGTGTTGATTTCTTGACTGGGTACAACATGTGACGTCTCAACTTCCTCCTCCTCCTCCGTTTCCATGGTACGTATGGCTTTTGCCTTGGCTAACTCCAAAGCTGTAACCCAAGATTGTCGTTCTACCTCATTGGCAGCTTTTATATGAAATGTTTGTGTACCACCGTTTGAGATAACAAAAGTGCACGAATCCACTGTGTGTATAAGAGCACCGTGAAGCGATATAGTACCGCGACATGTGTGATTCATTTCAGCTTGGCTGCGATAATAACTCAGTACACCTCTTGATAGGACAAACCAACGTCGTTGATAACCCTTAATGTAGTTGGTCCATTTCATTAGCCAACCTTTCATTTCCGGATCTTTACTTCCTGCGACACTCCGTTCAGGGGTCGGTTTATTAAGCATGTCCGACATTATATCAGCTGAGGATGTATTAACCTTTCCCAGTTTTACAGCTACTCCTTGAACCTTAATTTTCTTTCTATATGGCaagtttttaattgaacaaatacCGTTCCCACCGCCGCcagcaccaccaccacaacACAACCAACAAACAACCAGTGTATAAAGTTCGTCACACAATCAATTGTACACACAgtgtaaaattaagaaaatcaagaaaagcagtaagaaagaaaaaagtaattagCACATCATTTAACGCCACGTATTATAGAACTTTTTCAACGTTTTCACACAATGAACTTAAATTACCCCGTTCCCgttgttaatttatttactcgCTTATTGCATTACAACTTCGCGATCAGCGTTTATACGCTACAAAATTGcacaaattttcaacttttctatgcaaaattgaaaaaaccTTACGAAAGGAACAGACGAAAACGAGAATTTGTCAAATATTGACGTAGAACTGGTGCGAGTCAGTGATGCCTTTAATCGGCCAAAATCAGTGTTGCCAACGAAATTATTGTTATATGACTTAAACgtgtgaaataattaaatacatatttttgtttttttttgtataatagtttgtaatatataaaaaatattaaaataatattcaaaactaagttTTAAGAAACaattatattcatttaaaaaataatttaaaaaattatttaacattatgcaaaaatacaagaaaactTCTATATTTTGCTGATAGACAAAATTATCTACGCAGATTGCTGCTACAATAACAAGTCTAGGAAATAGAAAACACAGTAATTGTTTAAACTTAAAAGAAATGTTCTCTAATATCCATTAATCATGTTACTGAGTTGAGAATTCTTAgacggatatacatatgtaaatgcggCTCTTTCCGATTTCCTTCGCACTTCCGTTGAACTGTAATACGTTGCGTCTGGTCCCATGGAAACTGATGATGGCTTTCCATTTCCGCTTAAATTAAGCGATATAAAGCGGTTGTTATGAACTTTTAATCAAGGCTTAAGTAATCGCTACAACTTCAACATTGTCTTGACGACAGGAATCACCTTCATGTTTGAAACCCCATACGTTGTTTAATCTAATGGCCACCCAGCattaaaatattcacaaaaaggaaaaatataaatccaaAAGTTGTTATCTACGCAGACTGtctaggaaataaaaaaaaaaaaaaaaaacacaataattgTTTAAACTTTAAAGAAATGTTTCTTAACATTAATCATGTAACCGAGATGAGAATTCTTAGACGGATATATGTAGTTATGCAAAGACGGCTCTTTCCGATTTTCTCCGCATTTCCGTTGAACTATAATACGTTGCATCTGTTCCCATGGAAACTGATGATGGATTTCGATTTCCGCTTAAATTAAGCGATATAAAATGATTGACCTTTCAACCAAGGCTTAAGGTAATCGCTGGAACAACAACATTGCCTTCATGGTGGACACTTTCACGGAATCGGCTGCCAGTTGGACTCCTTATCGAGGTTAATCTAATGACTACCCAACACAATAATGTTcccaaaaaaagaaataataaataaagttgtttcgtatttcatatttatgagCTTTAATAGGTATTTTAAAAACCATTTgttcatacaaacataaaaatagaaaaatcttacaatatttacaaaatatttgctttttgttgctgGCTAATTAGTTAATGTTATATTTagacgattttttttatatttttaaatattttgtatgctttATGCTGAAATTTGTTtcgttaaaaattgaaatatgcaTGTTTTTTGCAATGTgcttttcttcaaaatatgaTTGCGGTATTGTGATAGTTGGGGTTGTGTTTCTGTATATGTGTAGTGTAGTGTAGGATAAAGTTGTTTTGTATGGTTTTATTGGTGAGTCGTGCCGAATTTGTTGCAAATGCttataattaatatacaaatacagtaCGGCAATGGTAAAAAGCGCTACGTAgtagtacatacataaaaacgGCTCCTTACAATTTCTAATGCGATCtttaagtttataaataattatgatttagttaaaatcagcatataataataatacaaataaaataagtcggTACATGGAAAAGATAATGGCATGAGATATTTAGGTATAGCTtggatatgaataaaaatataaaatagcaatgaatatatgtatgtatgtatataaagacaTCAGTACATTGCAgcgctaatatttttttatgttattatcaAAGTTTATGGTCAAGCTGTGGAACGAactataaaaagaaattagCGTGCTTAGTAATATTGTGAGCGGGAGATATAATGTGAAATAGCATgaaatacccacacacacacacgtcgaAAATATTCTGTAAAATAACTTCACCgaagaaaatatagtaaaaagtCATATCGAGgcaaagcaaatgcaaaatatttagaatactaataattaaaattataattttttttatattcctaTCCTATGAATAATGAAGTGCACTTgaacttaaatttcatttttgcgATTTAGTTTATTTGCATGTCGATTAAAGTTAAACTCTTTTTAATCggaagacaattttttttgtcgCGCTGGCAGTGGACAATatcaaaataaagaattattttaGAAATGCAAACAGCCAAAACAATTTTCCTTTTAGAAAAATACTTATATAGTTTAGGGATTGGTtagaaaatgcttagaaatgcAGAGAAGCGGTTGCGCGGGaaacgaagcaaaaaaaaaaagcaaaaaaaattatgattaaatgagcatataaattGTGCTCAGATATTAAACACTCAGTATTATATTAGttttaaactgaaaaaaatatcgGGCTAGTAATAGTGCACCAAAATGATAAAGTGAGTGTGTATGAGTTTTTCGCGTTTTTTGGGGTGTCATTGTGAAGAAGTGCTTTTACAACATTATACAATTGAGAGTACACCAAACACAGAATTTTGGTAAAGGGGACGGTGAGACATCGCTGATATAATCTACATGGTATTGTAAGCAGCTGTATTGAAGCTCTGTTTTGGTAACGTTAGCCTGCTGAGTGGATGCGTGCGGCCATGCTGTTGCAAACGACgctgatgatgttgttgttgctgctgctgttgttgtggtggcTGTTGCGTATTGTCTCCTAATGGCGTCTGAGAATTATTACTATGTGACGATTGTGGTGCTTTTGCTGGTGCAGGCGGTGGCCTACTATCACTATATTCGTGTGACAAGCGACTGCCAATGacgccgccaccgccaccgccaccagTTCTACTGCTGCCCATCGACATAGTTTTGTGCGACGCATTACCACCACTTTCATAATAGGAATGACGGCGGGGTTTCGAATGACCGATGGAAGTAGCAAGGGACGCAAGTGTTGTTGGTACTGAACATGAGGAGGAGGATGAAGGAGATGATGAGGACATATTTGAAGATATCGGGTTAGCGCCCACTTGACATTCATTCTTGTTTGTGGGCACGAGCGCAGTAGGCGTTTGGTATTTATGCACCAGCACCTTAACGTTGCGATCAACATAAGGGTCAGACATGCTCGACGAAGACGACGTAGATGAAGAAGACGATGCTACTGACATTGTCGTTGATGCAGTAGAGGCGGGCGTATATATCGACTGTGTTGTAGTGTTTATAGTGCTTGTGATATTAGAGGACATGTCAACAATTTCAGCAGCTATTTCACTCTCACACAGTGGCGCTGTGTTGAGACTATGTGTTGTAGAAGCTGTTGATGAAATTGCTGCAGTCAATGTTGCGATTTGTGGATTGTGTTGGCGGGCTTGATGTGGTTCTATATGCTGCGCTACTGGTGAAGAAGGCAATGAGTGATGACCTTTCTTCGCAGGCAACACTGCAGTTTGTACTTGTAATACGTTTCCACTGCCAGCGGTGCCACCACTATTACCACTGCCCGCTTTCGCCTCAAAACTTTTTTTGAGTATTTGCACAGAACCGGAGATACGTTGATCAGCAGTGTTGGATCCACTGCCAATATTTTCGCGCATTAACACTGCATCCTCATCTTCATCCACGCCGGGTATTACAGTTGTGACGTTGTCCGATACGGGTggtaacatatttttattttctatatcgGATATTGTGTACGATTCAGGAGCGGAGGAAGCCGAAAATAAGTCATTATTGAGCGGTCGGCTTCCGTCGCTCCGACGCATAACCATCTGGCATGCCAATACGTCTGCAACAGCATTGCTACTGCCTGTAGAAGGCGTCGTAACGCCGGGCACAATTTCAACGCTATTGCAGCGATATGGAGGACAGCGAGTGCGTGTCGAACTAGCAGCTGAAGCGCTTCGAAACAAATTAATTGCACCTTTGGCAATGCGCTTTGCACTGTTAGCTACTGTGGTTTCATCCGTCAAACGCTCACCATTTTCTGAACACAATTTCTTCAGTGTATGACTGTTGCCAGCGCTTCCGCATTGTTCCAATTTCTGTTTAGTGCGTTTCACCGTGCCCACATGGTGTTGATGCTGATATTGCATCGGTCCACTCTGGTAATTTTGTGTGACAGTCTTATTGCTCTTATTGATGTTAAGTTCATGTATTTGCCCCTCGAGTATTGCCCCGCCGCCATACTGACAAGAGTTTCGATTGCTGTCGTATGCTGACCAGGAACTATTTCGTACTGGTACAGCGCCTCTCGTGTCTCCTGAACCCCAGGAGGCATGCCGTGAGGGCAAATCCCGAT
This genomic interval carries:
- the Osbp_1 gene encoding oxysterol-binding protein 1 is translated as MSDMLNKPTPERSVAGSKDPEMKGWLMKWTNYIKGYQRRWFVLSRGVLSYYRSQAEMNHTCRGTISLHGALIHTVDSCTFVISNGGTQTFHIKAANEVERQSWVTALELAKAKAIRTMETEEEEEVETSHVVPSQEINTVMAELTGRLESLRTCYDLITKHGVALQRALSELESNDEESLASRTKIVNERATLFRITCNAMINACNDYLRSAESQGHKWSKMVEHEREQRQRLEEMVEMLAKQQTRLEQAAHTAAQHSKPLAIANESANSPNAVTSDDENEFFDAEENNGVFGENSPTESGGFVMTLPSNSGNHKNEDVKDGSFVMKLQKTRSNSEEQTHHSSSSENEELKPTESEPQQVVVISKTNSTTIPEQSNSKRNNGNQQNQQKVAQLSKTNRQRRTRVPEKPNYPLNLWSVMKNCIGKELSKIPMPVNFNEPLSMLQRLTEDYEYANLLDAAARCTDECEQLAYVAAFTITSYATTANRTGKPFNPLLGETYECDRMDDLGWRALAEQVSHHPPMAALHCEGREWTCWQEFTMTSKFRGKYLQVIPLGNAYVNFPATGHKYTWRKVTTTINNIIVGKLWVDQHGDMEIRGLNTASGLTCHLKYIAYSYFSREQQRRVKGVIMDRNKDVKWVLRGTWDSSIEIAPVLSTSGSADSPVYQTNGYKTVWTRRPPAPDSDKFYNFTTLAAQLNEPEEGVAPTDSRLRPDQRLMEDGKWDESNREKLRLEEKQRRKRRERESEAEASANEGRPYQPYEPLWFRREKEEGSDNLVHVFNETYWQHKQDQDWSKCPDIF